Genomic DNA from Rana temporaria chromosome 1, aRanTem1.1, whole genome shotgun sequence:
cagataaaaacacacacataccaaTCACAGCGCTTAATCAACCCTGCACACCCCAGAGAAAGGACACCACTATCAGGACGCAGAATGACTCCTCTGGATGAAATTAAGAGGAAGGAAGCCGGcggtgcagaatcacatatagcAAGACCTCAGGCCCATATAGTCACAAAGTAACATATGATAATGTAAAAACCTGTCCATAAAAAAGGGACAGGATAAATATACATGTAATGAAATACCTAaccatatgtagaaaaatatgtcaaaaaataataattaaataactgCATACCTGAGGTTAGCAGAAATGTGTCATATtaaatttggccagaggtgtcagTAGAGAGCTAGCAGAGCTCCAATCTGTGAATACAATGGATGGCAATAGAAACAGGCATTAGATAAGGAAGGAGGGAACCAATGCAAAAGGTGATAAATAAAAGGATCCAGAGTAAGGGAGTACTTACAAGAGACAAGCGCTCAGTGTAGCCACCAGACATGTCACTAGAACCTCTGCCGtccagcaatgtctgacattgttTGGACGGCTAGAGGTTTATATAGGGAAGTAAGGGGGCGGGCCTAGGTACGGCAGGCGTGGTCAGAGAGACCAGGCGAGCCGTAATAGGCCGGTAGTGTGGAAGTGGGCAGTAGTAAACAGACAGCATGGGGAAAAGACTGAGAAGGCCTGTCAGGTGACAGTCAGTCACCTGACACGGAAAGGagagtgggacaggaagtaaatgggAATAGGCTAATGTAGAGGGAAGGGGCGGTGCGGAGACAAAGACTGCTGAGAAGGTGTCAGCAGTGAAGGTTAAACTGGGAAATGATTATTGGTTGtaaaaaacggcaaaaaaaaaaaaaaaaaactgctgggaAGGACACCagacataaaatatataataggAAAATGATAAGGCCATTTAAATAAGGAGGGGACATAGTTCAATGTATACCAGGCCAAGGACACAAACGAGGTAAAGGTATTAAAGTAGTAAGTATATGGACAAAGGGCCAAAAGGAGATCCAGGGACATGCAAGAAAGCCAGGGGTAAAAGGAATGAAACCCCTGCAGTTTACAAATCCCTGTTATGGGCGCAGGTATAGACCCTAGGTCAAACGACACCTGAAAGGTGCGAAGGGACCAGGTGTGGGGAAGCCGTCCCTCAAAAGGGGGACGGCTTACGTGCGCCCAGCTATAATAGTGAAACAAACACCGCACGGACAACAATTCTGAGCCTGTGGGAAGTCCCTAAAAAGGGGAATGTGCAGGGGATACAGGGACATAATAATGATTACATAAATCATCAATGTTTACACAACGATGAAAACAAAGAAGTCAATTGGACAAGAAACATGAAATACAAAAGGCAAacagaaaaaggcaaaaatacCAAACAACACAGTATCGTATCAATCTTTCTCGCACCCCCCAGATGAAAAGCCCTCCAAAAAGGGCCTAAAACTGATCTGCTCGTTAAGACCAGGAGGGTGATTGGCCTCTAGCTCAGCGATCCAACGGGTTTCGAGCTGTAAGAGGATTTTGTTCCAATCCCCCCCTCTGGGGTTAGGATGGACTCTATCAAGGATCAAAAATTTGACCCCCAGAAAGTGTCCATCGTGTTCGGTCAGAATATGACGCCCAAGGGGTAAATCAGGATTGGCCGTACGCATGGCATGCAGGTGACGGGATGCCCGTTTATGGAAGGGTAGTTTGGTCTTACCCACATAAAACCTCTTGCAATGGCAAGTTAGcaaatacactacgccaacggTTTTGCAATTGGCGTAGTGTCTGGGTTTATGGAGTTGGCCATTGGGTAGAACAATTTGCCGACCGGAGTTAATATACCGGCAAATGGAGCATCCTCCACAAGTGAAGGTGCCTTTCCTCTTGCATGGGTCACACCTAAAGGTGCCTTTAAACTCACTGGTCACAAGGTGGTCCCTGAGTGACTGAGCTCGGCGATATGTAATCGCAGGTTCCTTTGGTACGAAAGGTCCTAATTGGGGATCGATCAAAAGCAGATGCCAAAATTGTTTCAAAATGTCTCTAGTTAGTTGATGTTGGGAGTGGTATTTTGTAATTATCCTAACAGCCTCATTGTTATCGGAGGATTTCTTTCCTGTCTGAGTCAAAAGGAGTGACCGAAGGTGCCCATTAGCACGTTGAAAGGATCTTTTTAAGTTTTTCTTGGAATAGCCTCTAAGTAGTAGCCTATCTCTTAGTCCTGCCGCCTCTAGAAGAAAATCTTCTTGCGTCGAACAATTTCGCTTGAGGCGCAGGTATTGGCTATATGGTATTGATTTTATTAGTGGAGaggggtgggcactggtggcgtgTAATATGGTGTTACCCGCTATGGGTTTTCTGAAGAGTCCCGTTGATAGGGTCCCATCAGGGCTCTTTAGCAGGGTGACATCGAGAAAAGCAATCCGAGAGCTACTAAAATTCATAGTGAATTTAAGGTTAAAATCATTGCAGTTCATGATAGTCATGAACCGCTCAAGCTCTGGAATTGAACCCTCCCAGATCATAAGAACATCTATGTATCGGTGCCATCCAGATACAAGATGAATGAGGGGTTGTACAGGGGTACTGGTCAAAAATAacttctcccactcccccaggtacaggttggcatacgatggggcacacgaagtccccatcgcaaccccctgcacctggaggaagtgggagccatcAAAAGAAAAAACGCCATGATAAAGTATAAATTCCAGTGCCATGATAAGAAATTCTCCGAGCCTACGATCTCCCCGAAAAATTGGGAGGAGAGTGTTCTttatagcagataatcccaaaGAATGTGGGATTGAGCTATAAAGAGCCTCCACATCGATCGCTACCAGTAGTGCTCCTGGGGATACTTTGAAATGCTGGACTTTTTGTAAGAGGTGGATGGTATCCTTAATATAGGATGGGAGGTGCAGTACAAAGGGTTTGAGGTGGGAATCAACCCACATACTGAGATTCTCAGTTAGGGCGCCATTGCCAGATACAATGGGTCGTCCTGGTGGGTTAACAATGTCCTTATGGACCTTGGGTAAACAGTAAAATGTTGGAATTTTCGGGTATTTAATACGGATAAATTCCCACGTGTCTTGATTAATTACGCCCTGAGAGAACGCTCCATCCACCAGAGCATAAAACTCGGTTTCGTATCTGATGATAGTAGATTTTGGGATGGGAATGTACCAATCCTTATTGGAAAGAATCTTTAGACACATACTCCTGTACTGATCATTGGTTTGAATCACAATATTCCCTCCTTTGTCAGAAGGCTTAATGGTAAGCTGGTGACAATCTTTTAATTTTTCAAGTGCCTCATTAGGTTGGTAAGTCATACGTCCAGCATTACGGGATTTGTGTAATTTCTTAATCTCAGCCGTGGTAAGAGCCACAAAGGCAGCTAGATTGGAATTCATTTGTAAAGGGGGGAACTTAtcggatttattttttaatgtattcCGTAGTGGTTCAGGTGGTATAGTTGGAGTGAATTCGGACATCAGATCTTCTAAGTCCGATAGGCCACTGGAGTCTACCAGGTCCACCTCATCGCATAACGATAAAAGTAAATCAATATCATCATTATGTCGTTGAGTACTAGCATAagagatttcttttttttggtttggagtATAGGCTCTTAAGAAGCAGTTTCCTGGCAAACAGGTGAATATCCTTAGTAAGCTCAAAAGTATCTAGGGGTGCCTGGGGGCAGAAGGTTAAGCCTCTCGTCAGTAGGATCCTCTCATCATTGGAAAGCTGGTAGCTTGAAAGCTTGATTATATCGAGACCTGTGTTCGACACAGCGTGATCACAGGACTCGTTAGGTAAGTTTACGTGCCCTGTGATGTTGGCAGGACTTGGGGTAAAAAACCCATACCGGTGGTTTCAGTAATTGTTGGTCTTAGTCCTTCATGAGTTAATTGTGTGTTCAATTGTTGCGAAGCCGAGAACATCGGAAACAAACCGGTGGTCTGGGCTTGATAATTGCTTAGTTTATTGGATCTCTCACTATTGATTGGAGCATTGACAGATCCAGACTCTTGGACTAGCCGTTTTTTTGTGGTATTATCGTCCTTATCAGATAGAGCTCGTTTGGGCTTTGTACTCCTGTTCCTTGAAGAATTTTGTGGGGGGGCATTGTTGGGGACATTAGATGAAGATTTTTGACCCTTTTTAGGGATAAAGGTAGAACCTCCCCTAGAAGAGTTTTGTTGGATAGAATAGCCTGTTTGCCATATATAAGAAAAACTCCCCAAGGTGCTCTTCTttacttctttcctttctttccctccttTGTTCCCCCCCTTGTCCTCTTTTCGTTTCCtctcaaaaaaaagggggaaagccaCAATAAATATTTGCCCGCTTCGCCATAccctaaaaaaagaaacataataaaaaaaaacgatctaaATAGAAAAATTGCAAATATTAATAGTGTCATCAAGTATTTAGTGGTGGTGTGTGACCCATCCAATCCTCCCCCGCCCTTCCCCCCAATAGATCCCTCCCTCATGTCCCTACCCATTCTACTCAACCCTCCCACCCTTGGCCCTCCTaggcctcccctggggactctgcCTGTGGCCTCCATACTACTCACCATTAATGAAACTATCATACCTCCCTATACGAATCACAACCATACAaccctccatccccccccccaccccaccctctaGCTACCATTCAGTGCCTCTTGCTTTCTCCTCTTCCCATTttgtgcagttttagtgcttattTATTGTGTAAGGGAAGGGATTCCCTGTGGTTTTACTAGCCAGTATTTGGCTCATTACCGTGTTGCAGTATTTGCTAAATTCGTGAATGTGTTAAAAAGTGCAATAAATAAccgagcctaaaaaaaaaaaaaaaaaaaaaaaaaaaacagaaaaaaaagggacccaaagagacaaaaaaaaaaaaaaaaatacaaaaaaaaaacaaggggtccCTGGGTTCATAAGTCTTTCAGATGACTTTCTTATTGTCCTCGAGCCATTTTGCAGTACTTGCCAGTGAGTCAAAAAAGAAAGTTCCCCCCAAGGCAGAGACTCGCAGGCGGGCTGGATAGAGCAGAGCATAAGGAAGTTTATGTTTTTGAAGAGTTCGCTTGATTGGAATGAAATCAGCTCTTCTTCTCTGCAAATCGGGGGAGAAGTCCTGATACAGTGAGACTTTAACCCCGTTATATAAAATCTCCCCTTTTTCTCTGGCCTTTCGGAGCAGAGTCACTTTGTCGGTATAGTTGAACATTTTGACAAGCAATGGTCTAGGGCGCTCACTTGGCAGGCGTGGTTTAAAGGGGACCCGATGGGCACGTTCGATGCCGAAAAAGGGTGAAAAAGTTGTGGCCCCGAAAGTCTCCCTGAACCAGCCTCGAGAAAATTCAATGGGGTTAGCTCCTCGCTCCTCTCCGGTATGCCGATAATTCAAACGTATTTCTACGACTTCTATTTTCCAAGTCATCTATCTTGGCCCCCTGCATGCCATTTGTTTCTTTATCCCTGAGATTTCTTGCCTAAGCGGGAATAATCATCCTCGACTGTACTTAATCTTTCCTCTAGAATGGTGGTTCTTTCCATGGTCTTACTCAATTTGTCCCCCATTGAACATAAGTCCTCCTTTATGCCTTTCAACTGAGTCACTAGGCCAGTGATTGAGTCCTTGCAAGCGTTTATGGCATACAGGAGGTCTTTCAATGTAGGTtcgccctcacttcctgttacacCACCTGCCATggttgttttatgtaaattaacatCTTTTAATGTGGGCTCCTGAGATAGCTCCGGATCAGTATTTACCGTAGAACCTGAAGTGGTCTCTTCAGCCGATATTGCCACAGTCTCATTTCTCCCCCCACCAGGGCCCTTATTAGAATGACTTTTAGGACCAGTTGAATTAGCCAAGTTAGGTGTCTTAGAGGGTGCTGCTGATGCTGACCCCAAACTCCGCCTATCTACTGACGGGGCTAGTGTACCCTTAGGGTGCACTGCAGCCGATGCCGCTCCCCCCTTAGCTGGGGAGTAGTGGGCTCTGGGGGGTGGAAAAAGCGATCCAGCTTGGCTGCTGCTACCTGGCTACCTTTCTCTTTGTCCTTGTCCTTAGCAGACCTTGTAACAGGAGCCCCCTCTGCGTGGGGTGCGCTTTTGGACATAGTAAACATGAGGAATAGACAATGTTTTTAATTGACTTTTAGCCCGTGTATACCGATTAGCGGCTGCACACAACAATTATATCTGTAATCTGGGTCACTCTTCAGTACGGGCAAAATGCATTTTACCAATGTAATGAGCGTCTCTCAGGAAGATGGATAGCTTCTAGTGATAAATATCATGCCGCTGCCATAAAACTCGTGTCTCATAAGAGTTGTAGGTTATTGCCTGTTTCTGTTTGCTGAGTAATTGTCTCTTAGATTTTATGATTTGGAGGGCGCAGAAACCATAAGAGGTGCAACCAATCACAGGCACGGTAAAACAAATATAAAGTGCATGGTGCAGTACACTTCTTTTCTTCAATCAATTTGACTGGTTGCTACTAGACAGTTCCTTATGTACACTTACGATGCTGAGTTGCACGCACCACCCCCTTCTTGTCCCAGGCTCACCTCTATTAAGCAATTTGTGCTATTGTGTTTCAatctttccttgttttttttttttttttttaaaggcttttctctttctccttccttTCAGAAGTTAATTAAATCCGCTATCCCTTATTtcttacccccttttttttttcctttttgacaGGGAACAAGTCTATCACTTAAGCAGGGACACCCAAACTCAGCAATCGTTCAGAAATAGTTCAAATGCAAGTAACTCAGGTAGCCACCAATGATCGATAACTGCTTTTTCCTACAAGCTGCAGCAGGTGTCCCCTTACCAGTAGCCTCATATGTAGTATAGGTTCCTCTGTTCAGGAGGGAGGAGTCTAGGAATGTCGCGGTCGGAGTGGAGGAGTTGCTAGACGGGAGCCCTCGCTCTCCAACCCTGCGCTGACCGTGGAGACGTGAAGGGAAGCGAGGGGCCCGGACCTCTCCCCGCTTGATCACCTCCCCCCCTGGCTCAGAGATGCTGTCCCTGTGCTGTAAACTCACCCCCTTCTTTCGTATCCCGGCTGCCTGAGATTCTCCTGGCCTGCAGCGTGGACGGCGTGTACGGCTCTTCCTGTGTTGCGGTGATTGAGGCTTGCAGCGCAGAGTGGCGAGGCAGCGCTcgtaaagcccaaacacacagagCACACAGAGCGGGAGgggctgcagggagggaggcgaGGTGAACCGAGCCCTTCGTGAGAGCAGAGCGGCTCGTGCGCTCGGCGGCCCCCCTCCCCCGTTCTCTGGGGTGCGCGTGCAGCTGTACTAAGTCGCGGTGGACCGCGGCATGTGGGCCCCCACATGGGGAGCAGAGGCTGACAGGAATGAGACCCAGCACCTCGTAGCTCAAGTATCTCAAAGCTAATTAAAAGAAAGAGATGTGTGTAAGTAAGGAGCTGGCTCCAAGAAGATCACCAACAAGCGGGTaagattttaaaaatgttacaccAGCCGTTTCTTCAAGGTTTTTTCAAAATCAATGGACCTGTGAGCACACCATATTCATCAAAGCGGTGAGTACAACGCTTCTCTCATGAACTAATATTAATGAGATACTTGCAATAGAGGTGGTAATGTTTCTTATGAGATTGGGATGAAGATAAGAAATTAGTGACATAAGCGACATGTGCTTAGTAAGATAACTACCAGGGTGAATAAACTATATTTGTCTGTCGGCGGTCACCTCCCTTGTTAATTTTCCATTTCTATTCCGATAATGCGGACATTTGGGCACTGGGACACTTGGATAATCAATTTATATTATACTTTGAGAAAGCTTCAGACAGAATAAACAGGCAGTAGTGGGTGCTCGCGAGTAAATGTTATAGGCAACTTGAACAGCTGAATGGCATATTGGATATATATTTATGTGGCACCCAAGATTTCTTCCAGCCGGATGTAAGTCTCATGGCTCACAGCAATACCTTATTGAAGGAAATACACGGAGATAAAAAAGAGTGCTTTGATAggcattggtaaaaaaaaaaaaaggaaacatcggttaaaaaaaaaaaaagtgtagctcaACTCAGTAGAAAAGTGCTGTGTAGACGCGAGACCTATTCAAGTGACGGACTCAGTAGGATCCTCTTGGGTTATTATCCCCAAAACTCCCTGCCAGCTCTGTAAcctcaaaaaaacagaaaaacctcTCGGAGctctgtttttttcccctgtccttccccccccctttttcctttttttttttttcttttttctcccctctactagagagagaaagggggatcaCATAGACTGGTATGCCCCCCCTGGCCCAAAACGAAATTACTATAAAACGTCTATAAACCTCTGGTTGTCATATCATGGGCGCAACACGGGCACAGTAAAGAGCGGTTGTAAACAAGATTACTGTAAAACCAAGAGGGGTGTaagatgaccacaaggggaaGGGGAGCGAAAGGGGGGGGCAATCCCAAAGGTTCCCCGGttaagtcaaagcccaggcccgatgtgtaaatttgtgacaCATGGGACAAACGGAGATAACCAGCCCGTTGAAAAACTACTAACGGGTAGAGGAAGCCAGGTAGAAAAAGATAAGAAGAGAGACAAGAAAAAAGGGGCTACCAACACACTGGCAGACTTAGAAACACTCTCAGAAACATTATTAGAGACTAGATCTGACCATGACGGAGAGAGTGAATTAGAACAGGGAAATAAGGAAGAAACCCAGGACATGACACTCCTACCAACAAAAATGGAAATGGAGGGAATGTTTGCTGCCCTAGAAAGATCAATCAAATCGCAAATGGAAAGAATGGAGAAaaatatggggcatatattggaaagagttGAAGTAGAGAAAAAAGTCGACTCTAATGTAACCTCAGTTAAAAAgctagaagatgaaataaaagcattaaaacgatcaacgagaacaggcgtataaacTAGAAGATCAGGAGAATAGAGATAGAAGGAAGAATATCAgaatacgcggagttccagatAACCGCACAAACTGAGGACTTGtcagaaataataaggaaaatctGTAACCCAATATTAGAAGAGAAAATAACTGCCCCCTTAAGAATAGAAACGAGCGCACAGGATAAGACAGCCAGAGAGAGATCACAGGATTATCCAAGAGACATTATTGTACGATTTGAtagttgggaagagaaaaaccaactCTGAGAAACCTGAGAGGAAGTCGCCATTAGAATATGACACATAATATCCAAATTTACCAAGACCTGTccaagagacgttaaaaagaagaagaagtttaaaaccATTGTTGGGGATCTTACAGGAGCAAGATATTCAGTATAACTGGGGATTCCCAGCATGCTTGATAGGGAGGAAAAATGGGActtcggcaagactgaggtttatCGAGGAAATACCAGAATTTTGCAATAGCTTAGGCATCCCAATACCCAAAAATCATTAACGATCTTGTCTGccggagaagaggggggggggtgggtggggggatgggagggcTAAGATAGTAAGCAACTagcggggagaggggagaggggggacccGGAGAGCACTCCTTCACTTGTTCCCCAGTACTGAGggataggagaccgggctaaaatagaaTTCCACCTTAGccagaggagcaaaagagcgctaaagcgccaaaaaaaaaagctccaaataACCAAAGGGTCAAGGGTTGAccaagggggaggaggggagggggggagaaaaccCCACATGAAGACCAAAAAGGCAGGGTatgattggagggggggggaaggggggatggggagggaggagggttttggatgggaggggggaggggaagattaGGAAAAAGGATTTCAGATCTGAGTGCATGCAGCAAGAAAAAACAATACATACTAGggaaaggtggaaaaaaaaaagaaaaatgacaaatataaatttcttaacatacaacgtaagaggtctcagttgcccaGAAAAAAGAcatatggtattaagagaggtTGAAAGGTACTTCGCGGAAATTGTTTTTTTGCAGGAGACACACATAACATTGGATTCCAGTGTCagactgtattctcgggcagttcccacTTGGTACTATGGTGACTCACCAAAGAAGAGAGCTAGGGGGGTCGCCATAGAAATAGGGAAGAACATTTCttttacagtagaagataggaaagGTAGACCCGATGGTCGCTATTTGTTCCTAAAAGGAACActtcaaggaaaaaaatatacgTTAGCAAATATATACTGCCCAAATAGCCAACCACATAAATACCTGAGGGGGGTCTTAAATGCTTTAATGGACTTCAAATTaggacatgtaatactagcaggagacctcaacctttcaatggactatcaactTGATAGCAGGTCCGGGGCACAGAGGCAAAATATCAAACAGCTTAAAAtactaggaaaaaaaatgcacagttactgtttaatagatccttggaggattacatatccaaacAAAAGGGACTATACCTATTATTCTGCTGTGCatggaacatactcaagactggactatataatggtagaccacgagttactggaagaggtagttaaaacttcaataggggtaACTACAATCTCAGACCACGCTCCGGTAATGTTGCAAATTAAATTTAAGGAggtagagcaaagaaaaggatcatggatcttaaatgaagaacttatagaggacATAGAGGTAAATAACATAGTGAGAACAGATTTGGATCAATATTTTACTTTCAATAACACACCGGAAGTAAAagtagctactgtatgggaggcccataaggcatatatcagagggaaactaatctcaataggagcagggaaaagaaaga
This window encodes:
- the LOC120911183 gene encoding uncharacterized protein LOC120911183, producing MSEFTPTIPPEPLRNTLKNKSDKFPPLQMNSNLAAFVALTTAEIKKLHKSRNAGRMTYQPNEALEKLKDCHQLTIKPSDKGGNIVIQTNDQYRSMCLKILSNKDWYIPIPKSTIIRYETEFYALVDGAFSQGVINQDTWEFIRIKYPKIPTFYCLPKVHKDIVNPPGRPIVSGNGALTENLSMWVDSHLKPFVLHLPSYIKDTIHLLQKVQHFKVSPGALLVAIDVEALYSSIPHSLGLSAIKNTLLPIFRGDRRLGEFLIMALEFILYHGVFSFDGSHFLQVQGVAMGTSCAPSYANLYLGEWEKLFLTSTPVQPLIHLVSGWHRYIDVLMIWEGSIPELERFMTIMNCNDFNLKFTMNFSSSRIAFLDVTLLKSPDGTLSTGLFRKPIAGNTILHATSAHPSPLIKSIPYSQYLRLKRNCSTQEDFLLEAAGLRDRLLLRGYSKKNLKRSFQRANGHLRSLLLTQTGKKSSDNNEAVRIITKYHSQHQLTRDILKQFWHLLLIDPQLGPFVPKEPAITYRRAQSLRDHLVTSEFKGTFRCDPCKRKGTFTCGGCSICRYINSGRQIVLPNGQLHKPRHYANCKTVGVVYLLTCHCKRFYVGKTKLPFHKRASRHLHAMRTANPDLPLGRHILTEHDGHFLGVKFLILDRVHPNPRGGDWNKILLQLETRWIAELEANHPPGLNEQISFRPFLEGFSSGGCEKD